TGCCGGCGGGTCGCCGGGCAAGACAGCGGCACCGGCAAGCCTCGCGCGGCTAGGTTGGGCCGGTGGCGGGGTGTGTGTTCTGCGGGATCGTGGCGGGTGACGTGCCCGCGTTCCGGGTGGCCGACGAGCCGGATGGGGTGGCGTTCCTGGACACCCGCCCGGTGTTCAAGGGGCATCTGCTGGTGGTGCCGCGAGCCCATCTGGTGACCCTGGCCGATCTGCCGTCGGAGTCCATCGCCGGCTACTTCGGGCTGGTCCGCCGACTGGCCGTGGCGGTCGAGGCCGGGCTGGACGCGGGCGGCACCTTCGTGGCGATGAACAACAAGGTCTCCCAGTCGGTGCCGCACCTGCACACCCACGTGGTGCCCCGGACGAAGGGGGACGGGCTGCGCGGCTTCTTCTGGCCGCGAACCCGCTACGCCGACGACACCGAGGCACGCTCCTACGCCGACCGGGTCGCCGCCGCCCTACCCGGAAGTGCATAGCGGGTGATCCAGAGACCGGGGACGGGCTCAGCGTCGCCGAGGGCGGTGAAGCCGAACGACTCGTAGAGTGCCCGCGCCGGCCGGTTTGCCCGCCCGGTGGCGACGAGCACGGTACGGTCGCCGGCCCGGGTCAGCAGCGCGCCGACCAGCGCCCGGCCGACGCCGCGCCGATGGGCCGCCGGGTCGACGACGAGCCGGTCGATGTCGAGCGTCGTCGCGTCCTCGGTCCAGGCCACCGCTCCGACCAGCCGACCGGCGGGCTCGTACGGTCGGGCGGGAACCGTGTCCGGCGGCCCGACGCGCGAATCGGTCCCGGCAGGGACGGGCGGCTCGCCCCCGGCAGGGACGGGCGGTTCGCCCCCGGCAGGGACAGGCGGTTCGCCGCTGGGGGTGAAGGCGCCGAGCCAGCGCAGCGGCGCGGCCCGCAGTTCGTCGAGGCTCTCCCACAGGGTGGGGATGCGGTCGTCACCGATCAGTGCCGCCTCCACCGCGTACGCGGCGCGCTGCACCCGCAGCAGGTCCCCTGCGACCGTCCCGTCCACGCCCGGATTCAGCTGTCTGACGTCCATGGCAGGTGATCGTGGCAGCAATCGGCCCTCCTGGGGGCCGTTGGCCACCGCGATCGCCGTGGACCCGCGCCTGGCCGAAGCCGTGGGAACGGCTGAGCGGGGGCCTGATCATCGGGCGGACGGGTAAGGACGTGGGGCCCGCTGGCGTTGCAGGATAGACAGATACGAGAGGAGTCATCGTGTTCCTGCGCCGCATGAAGGCCGAAATGATCACGCCCGACCATGCTCTACCCGGCCGACCGGTCGCGATGCCGGTCAGCGACCGGCACGAGGTACTCGGCACCCCGAT
The nucleotide sequence above comes from Micromonospora pallida. Encoded proteins:
- a CDS encoding HIT family protein yields the protein MAGCVFCGIVAGDVPAFRVADEPDGVAFLDTRPVFKGHLLVVPRAHLVTLADLPSESIAGYFGLVRRLAVAVEAGLDAGGTFVAMNNKVSQSVPHLHTHVVPRTKGDGLRGFFWPRTRYADDTEARSYADRVAAALPGSA
- a CDS encoding GNAT family N-acetyltransferase, coding for MDVRQLNPGVDGTVAGDLLRVQRAAYAVEAALIGDDRIPTLWESLDELRAAPLRWLGAFTPSGEPPVPAGGEPPVPAGGEPPVPAGTDSRVGPPDTVPARPYEPAGRLVGAVAWTEDATTLDIDRLVVDPAAHRRGVGRALVGALLTRAGDRTVLVATGRANRPARALYESFGFTALGDAEPVPGLWITRYALPGRAAATRSA